In Anaerolineales bacterium, one DNA window encodes the following:
- a CDS encoding SUF system NifU family Fe-S cluster assembly protein, with amino-acid sequence MDDLYREVIIEHYKNPSYRGKLDPHDISFADNNPLCGDHIQIDLRVDKNRIVTEAMFDGHGCAISQASADLLMESIIGKPLDEVKKLNKESILELLGIDLGPVRLKCALLSLKVLKAGVYGLGEASDDLVE; translated from the coding sequence ATGGACGATCTCTATCGTGAAGTCATCATCGAACACTATAAAAACCCATCCTATCGCGGGAAACTTGACCCGCACGATATTTCCTTTGCGGACAATAATCCGCTGTGCGGTGACCACATCCAAATTGACCTGCGTGTAGACAAAAATAGAATTGTCACCGAAGCCATGTTCGACGGCCACGGTTGCGCCATCTCGCAAGCCTCCGCGGATCTGCTGATGGAATCCATCATCGGCAAGCCGCTGGACGAAGTGAAGAAACTCAACAAGGAGTCCATCCTTGAATTGCTCGGCATCGACCTTGGCCCCGTACGCTTGAAATGCGCTTTGCTTTCACTTAAAGTATTGAAGGCAGGAGTGTATGGTTTGGGTGAGGCGAGTGACGATCTGGTGGAATGA